In the genome of Fulvivirga maritima, one region contains:
- a CDS encoding lipocalin family protein produces MMKKIYILLWCSFLVSCKFTPYSGNDIYNDKANLPEDEAPHFKNSLEWWYFTGHLNDVNSSDQYGIEYVIFHFNPKNKNDYLMSNFAITDPQGNTFQYDYKILKLDSLLQPNWPLDLKVVDKDINHRLSGQMGKYKLEANLPEDHFLLKVETTPAKPLLLHNSTGYENYGEYAQAGYYSYPRLAAKGQLFHYGNPIELEGDLWYDRQWNCIGVWQKQVAWDWFSVQLDNGQELMLYRLHHFGDNKDIYGGTFYGANGEQIDLKGTGISIEAEEYWESDHSKTSYPVSWKILLPSLDVDLNIKAVLKDQELGLSFSPIHKFYYWEGMCTASGTMDGVPIAGQSYVEMTNRDAFEKQ; encoded by the coding sequence ATGATGAAAAAGATATATATATTGTTATGGTGTTCATTTTTAGTCAGTTGTAAGTTTACCCCTTACAGTGGTAATGACATATATAATGATAAGGCCAATTTGCCCGAAGATGAAGCCCCGCATTTTAAAAACTCTTTGGAGTGGTGGTATTTTACGGGGCACCTTAATGATGTTAACTCCTCTGATCAATACGGTATTGAATATGTGATTTTTCATTTTAATCCAAAAAACAAGAATGACTATCTGATGAGCAATTTTGCCATTACAGATCCACAAGGAAATACATTTCAGTATGATTACAAAATATTAAAGCTCGATAGCTTACTGCAACCAAACTGGCCTTTAGATCTTAAGGTGGTGGATAAGGATATCAATCACCGCCTGTCAGGGCAAATGGGTAAATATAAGCTGGAGGCTAACCTGCCAGAAGATCATTTTTTGTTAAAAGTAGAAACGACCCCCGCTAAGCCTTTATTGCTTCATAATAGTACCGGATATGAAAATTATGGTGAATATGCTCAGGCGGGTTACTACTCATATCCGCGGTTAGCCGCTAAAGGGCAATTGTTTCATTACGGCAACCCCATTGAGTTAGAAGGTGACCTGTGGTATGACCGACAGTGGAACTGTATAGGGGTGTGGCAAAAGCAAGTGGCTTGGGATTGGTTCTCCGTGCAGTTAGATAATGGCCAAGAACTGATGCTGTACAGGCTACATCATTTTGGAGATAATAAGGATATTTACGGAGGCACTTTTTATGGTGCTAATGGAGAGCAAATAGATCTGAAAGGAACGGGCATAAGTATAGAAGCGGAAGAATACTGGGAAAGTGATCATTCAAAAACTTCTTATCCTGTAAGTTGGAAAATACTGCTGCCTTCTTTGGATGTTGATTTAAATATCAAGGCCGTGTTGAAAGATCAGGAATTAGGGCTTAGCTTTAGTCCTATACATAAATTTTATTATTGGGAAGGCATGTGTACTGCTAGTGGTACTATGGACGGCGTACCTATAGCAGGGCAGTCTTATGTAGAGATGACGAATAGAGATGCATTTGAAAAACAATGA
- a CDS encoding DUF983 domain-containing protein translates to MKEPSALEAVAAGKCPRCRKGKMFKYSAYNLSKFTEMHEECEHCHLRFEREPGFFIGAMYISYAFSVALFTTVGVALSVLGDFSLLTYVLTTTASVIILLPVLFRYSRIIYLHAFGGVKYQPEALATNDKSS, encoded by the coding sequence ATGAAGGAACCAAGTGCATTAGAGGCAGTGGCAGCGGGAAAATGTCCGCGTTGCAGAAAAGGTAAAATGTTTAAATACTCAGCATACAATCTGAGTAAATTCACAGAGATGCATGAAGAATGCGAGCATTGTCACCTTCGATTTGAGAGAGAGCCGGGCTTTTTTATAGGTGCTATGTATATTAGCTATGCTTTTTCAGTGGCTCTCTTCACCACAGTAGGTGTAGCTCTCAGCGTATTGGGAGATTTTTCTTTACTCACTTATGTACTCACCACTACCGCTTCCGTTATTATTTTGTTACCGGTCTTATTCCGTTATAGTAGAATTATTTACCTCCACGCATTCGGAGGTGTAAAATATCAACCCGAAGCACTAGCGACTAACGATAAAAGTTCATAA
- a CDS encoding isoamylase early set domain-containing protein, with the protein MSIKKQYLKSKPICKVTFAIDKKVANGASTVHLSGNFNDWAKEEDELTALKNGTFKITKELPADQEYEFRYLLDGEYWANDDDADKFIDNGVSNEQNCVIVI; encoded by the coding sequence ATGAGCATTAAAAAGCAGTATTTAAAATCAAAACCTATTTGCAAAGTAACCTTCGCTATTGACAAGAAAGTAGCTAACGGCGCCAGCACCGTACACCTAAGCGGTAATTTTAATGATTGGGCTAAAGAAGAAGATGAGCTCACTGCTCTCAAAAACGGAACATTTAAGATCACTAAAGAGCTGCCTGCTGATCAGGAATATGAGTTCAGGTACCTGCTTGATGGTGAATACTGGGCTAATGATGATGATGCCGACAAGTTTATTGATAATGGCGTATCTAATGAACAGAATTGCGTGATAGTTATCTAA
- a CDS encoding DUF819 family protein — protein sequence MEESHAEPLLTNDAVIFGILMVMLAVIFKTANSKHPGWKKFYSVVPMLLLCYFLPSLLNTFNLVDTEASQIYFVASRYLLPACLVLLTLSIDLKEIMKLGPKALIMFFAATLGIIIGGPLSILLVSVIAPDVVGGVGPDAVWKGMSTIAGSWIGGGANQAAMYIQFEPSPELYSVSITVDIIVAELCLVGLLIGIGKEKQINKFFKADNTAIQHLQEKMENYSLSIARMPSVADLMIILGIGFGVTGLAHFLSDYIAPFVTTHIPQLIEVGLDSKFFWIVVLSTTIGIILSFTKLREYEGAGASKIGTIFIYVLVASIGMKMDVMAIFDNLGFFLVGFIWMAIHIIILIITAKLIKAPFFYLAVGSTANVGGAASAPVVAAAFHPSLATVGVLLAVLGYALGTYGALFCAYLMRFASGG from the coding sequence ATGGAAGAATCGCACGCGGAACCCCTGCTAACTAATGATGCTGTAATTTTCGGAATTTTAATGGTGATGTTGGCCGTCATATTCAAAACGGCCAATAGTAAGCACCCCGGCTGGAAAAAGTTTTACAGTGTAGTTCCCATGCTGCTGTTATGTTATTTCTTACCCTCTTTACTGAATACATTTAACCTTGTAGATACTGAGGCCTCTCAGATATACTTTGTGGCTTCTCGTTATTTGTTGCCTGCTTGTTTGGTGTTGCTTACTTTAAGTATCGACCTGAAGGAAATAATGAAGCTTGGGCCTAAGGCACTCATCATGTTCTTTGCTGCCACCTTAGGCATAATTATAGGTGGCCCATTGTCTATTTTACTGGTATCAGTAATTGCACCTGATGTAGTAGGCGGTGTAGGCCCTGATGCGGTTTGGAAAGGAATGAGCACTATAGCGGGTAGCTGGATAGGTGGAGGAGCTAATCAGGCAGCCATGTATATTCAATTTGAGCCTTCTCCTGAGCTTTATTCTGTGAGTATTACAGTGGACATCATTGTGGCTGAACTTTGCTTGGTAGGCTTGTTAATTGGTATTGGTAAAGAGAAACAAATCAATAAATTTTTCAAAGCTGATAACACAGCTATACAGCATCTGCAAGAAAAGATGGAAAACTATAGCTTGAGCATTGCCAGAATGCCTTCTGTAGCTGACCTCATGATAATCTTAGGGATTGGTTTTGGAGTGACGGGATTAGCACATTTTTTAAGTGACTATATTGCACCTTTTGTAACTACACATATACCTCAACTCATAGAGGTAGGCCTGGACAGTAAATTCTTTTGGATAGTAGTTTTATCAACCACTATTGGCATTATTCTTTCCTTTACTAAACTGAGAGAATACGAAGGTGCAGGAGCTTCAAAAATTGGAACTATCTTCATTTATGTGTTGGTAGCAAGTATAGGTATGAAAATGGATGTTATGGCCATATTTGACAACCTGGGCTTTTTTCTTGTTGGTTTCATATGGATGGCTATTCATATTATTATTTTAATTATTACCGCAAAGCTGATCAAAGCACCATTCTTTTATTTGGCTGTAGGAAGTACGGCTAACGTAGGCGGAGCAGCATCTGCACCGGTGGTGGCAGCGGCATTTCACCCTTCATTAGCTACTGTAGGGGTGTTGTTAGCGGTGTTGGGTTATGCTTTAGGTACTTACGGAGCGTTATTCTGCGCATATCTCATGCGTTTTGCTTCTGGTGGTTAA
- the ppgK gene encoding polyphosphate--glucose phosphotransferase, whose protein sequence is MEILGIDIGGSGIKGAIVDTTSGKIISDRFRIDTPKPSTPSAVAKVIKEIIDHFSWSDDVGCAFPTVVNRGKAMYSSNLDKSWKGVQIDDLFSEYCDDVKFTVINDADAAGIAEMKYGAGRNKSGLVMTITIGTGLGSGVFYNGELIPNFELGRMYGKKGKVIERYSADSARKRKNLSYSAWGKRLNFFLQHIERVFSPDYIILGGGVSKKIHLYRKKIKIETPYSVSEKLNNAGIIGAAVNAAHRHK, encoded by the coding sequence ATGGAAATACTCGGCATAGATATAGGCGGTTCTGGCATAAAAGGAGCCATAGTAGATACCACTTCAGGCAAGATTATCTCAGATCGTTTTAGAATAGATACTCCTAAGCCTTCAACTCCCTCCGCAGTAGCTAAGGTTATAAAAGAAATTATTGACCATTTCAGTTGGTCTGATGATGTTGGCTGTGCTTTCCCAACGGTGGTGAACCGAGGCAAAGCCATGTATAGCTCTAATCTGGATAAGAGCTGGAAAGGGGTGCAAATCGATGACCTGTTTAGTGAATATTGTGATGATGTGAAGTTCACTGTTATTAATGATGCGGATGCCGCTGGTATTGCCGAGATGAAATATGGAGCAGGCCGAAATAAATCAGGTTTAGTGATGACTATTACCATAGGTACCGGTCTGGGTAGCGGTGTGTTTTATAACGGTGAGCTGATACCCAATTTCGAGCTTGGCCGTATGTATGGTAAAAAAGGTAAAGTCATAGAACGCTATTCAGCTGATTCTGCTCGTAAGCGTAAAAACCTGAGCTATTCGGCCTGGGGTAAGCGGCTTAACTTCTTTTTGCAGCATATAGAACGCGTATTTTCTCCTGATTATATTATTTTGGGTGGTGGGGTGAGTAAAAAGATTCATCTCTATCGTAAGAAAATAAAAATTGAAACCCCTTATTCCGTTTCCGAAAAGCTCAATAATGCAGGTATAATTGGAGCGGCAGTAAATGCCGCTCACAGACATAAATAA
- a CDS encoding M20/M25/M40 family metallo-hydrolase: MKRLSYIFALCLMISAFSVSYAQKGKTEKKIIKTIDQNTEYYTNLLKEAVNINSGTMNFEGVHQVGELFKKELEALGFEAQLTSGEAFNRSGHLIARHNGKKGPKFLLIGHLDTVFEPNSPFQEWNMKNDSIMNGPGVADMKGGDVIIILAMKALKEAGVLDDMSIEIIMTGDEEKSGSPLNLSKKALTEGAEWADIALGFENADGDPRTIVTSRRGSLGWTLEVEGKAAHSSQVFSEKVGTGAIYETSRILTSFYNELSNEPNLTFNPGFIIGGTQVAMDEDGGGGSAHGKTNVVAQSTIVRGDIRAVSTEQLDQAQKTMQRIVTENYPQTKATLTFSEGGYPPLTRTDGNTQVLTNYNQVSQDLGFGSVTAVNPRNAGAADISFTAGYVNMAADGLGLSGADDHTINETGNLNMLPRQVKRAAVLMYRLSQK, translated from the coding sequence ATGAAAAGACTTTCTTACATCTTTGCCCTATGCCTTATGATTTCTGCTTTTTCTGTAAGCTATGCGCAGAAAGGTAAAACCGAAAAAAAGATTATAAAAACCATAGATCAAAATACTGAATACTACACTAATCTGCTAAAAGAGGCTGTCAACATTAACAGTGGCACCATGAACTTTGAAGGCGTGCACCAAGTTGGAGAGCTTTTTAAAAAGGAACTGGAAGCTTTAGGATTCGAGGCTCAATTGACCTCTGGTGAAGCATTTAACAGAAGTGGTCATTTAATAGCCCGTCATAACGGCAAAAAAGGCCCCAAATTTTTACTTATCGGTCATTTGGATACGGTTTTTGAACCCAATAGTCCTTTTCAGGAATGGAATATGAAGAATGACTCTATTATGAATGGCCCAGGAGTAGCTGATATGAAGGGTGGAGATGTAATCATCATTTTGGCGATGAAAGCGCTTAAAGAAGCCGGTGTGTTAGATGATATGTCTATAGAAATTATTATGACAGGAGATGAAGAGAAAAGCGGCTCTCCTTTAAACTTATCCAAGAAAGCCCTTACTGAAGGTGCTGAGTGGGCAGACATAGCCTTGGGTTTTGAAAATGCTGATGGAGACCCAAGAACCATAGTTACCTCCAGAAGAGGTTCTTTAGGCTGGACACTGGAGGTAGAAGGTAAAGCAGCTCATTCATCTCAAGTATTTTCAGAAAAGGTAGGCACAGGAGCTATTTACGAGACCTCGCGTATCCTAACTTCTTTTTATAATGAATTATCAAACGAGCCTAACCTTACTTTCAATCCGGGCTTTATCATAGGAGGCACTCAAGTAGCAATGGATGAAGATGGCGGTGGAGGCTCCGCTCATGGCAAGACCAATGTAGTAGCGCAAAGCACTATTGTACGAGGAGATATAAGAGCGGTATCTACTGAGCAGCTGGACCAGGCGCAAAAAACAATGCAGAGAATAGTAACAGAAAACTACCCTCAAACAAAGGCAACACTCACCTTTTCGGAAGGTGGCTACCCACCACTTACCCGAACAGATGGCAATACCCAAGTTTTGACCAACTATAATCAAGTGAGTCAGGATTTAGGTTTTGGATCTGTTACTGCTGTTAACCCAAGAAATGCAGGAGCTGCTGATATCTCATTCACAGCAGGCTATGTAAACATGGCTGCCGATGGGCTTGGGCTCAGTGGTGCTGATGACCATACTATTAATGAAACTGGCAACCTGAATATGCTGCCCAGACAAGTCAAAAGAGCGGCAGTACTCATGTATAGACTAAGCCAAAAATAA
- a CDS encoding AraC family transcriptional regulator, translated as MKKHIPILNSCTLSDSNKNKILVDHFAAYLDKNRNMVFPHRHSFYHIVIFTQGSGYHTIDFEKFDVIPGQIYFMDPGQIHSWHFSDDVDGYVINFDKGYYESFLLISDSIDNFSFFNGIAHDGVIQLPPPLLKQATTLSESLYQQVNHTQPVYWDLTKTILLHLLMLVEQVHTKTTTGQPGSNYALLKNFQRLIEKNFATSRLPNEYAAELNVTPNHLNVVCKEHLGHSAGEEIRNRIILEAKRLLVVNTLSISEIAYSLTFKDNSYFSKFFKKHTGMTPEEFRKNRAW; from the coding sequence ATGAAGAAACACATACCTATACTCAATAGCTGCACTCTTTCTGACTCTAACAAAAATAAAATATTAGTAGACCACTTTGCTGCATACCTGGATAAGAACCGTAATATGGTATTTCCGCACAGGCACAGCTTTTATCATATTGTCATCTTCACTCAGGGTTCTGGTTATCATACTATTGATTTTGAAAAGTTTGATGTCATTCCCGGGCAGATCTACTTCATGGATCCCGGCCAAATCCATTCCTGGCACTTCTCTGATGATGTAGATGGCTATGTAATTAACTTCGACAAAGGATATTATGAGTCCTTTTTACTCATATCAGACAGTATAGATAATTTTAGTTTTTTTAATGGCATAGCTCATGACGGAGTAATACAGCTGCCTCCACCCCTTTTAAAACAAGCCACTACACTCTCAGAAAGTCTATACCAGCAAGTAAACCATACTCAGCCTGTGTATTGGGACTTAACAAAAACCATTTTACTGCACTTACTTATGCTGGTGGAGCAGGTACACACCAAAACAACTACAGGCCAACCAGGAAGTAACTACGCCTTATTAAAGAATTTTCAGAGACTTATAGAAAAGAACTTTGCTACCTCTCGCCTACCTAATGAGTATGCAGCAGAGCTCAATGTTACTCCCAATCATTTAAATGTGGTATGCAAAGAACATTTAGGGCATTCGGCTGGTGAAGAAATTAGAAACAGAATAATACTGGAAGCCAAAAGGCTGTTAGTAGTAAACACGCTTAGCATTTCAGAAATAGCCTACTCACTTACTTTTAAGGATAACTCTTACTTCAGTAAATTTTTTAAAAAACACACTGGAATGACGCCTGAAGAATTCCGAAAAAACAGAGCCTGGTAG
- a CDS encoding alpha-amylase family glycosyl hydrolase, with product MTEESLQLVTDDPWLKPYEEDINKRYDFYQQKYHEIITYHQSLKQYASRDKELGFHFDHEQKGWWYREWAPGAQQLWLIGDFNNWDGASHPLKKGEDDIWEIFIPNENRQNVLRHGSRVKVKVMANDTYRGRIPAYIERAVQDEESKDFSGQIWKPVEPFVWRDQDFSPASIKSPIIYESHLGMAQNKEGIGTYREFADHVLPRIADLGYNCIQLMAIKEHPYYGSFGYHVSNFFAPSSRFGTPEDLKYLVNKAHNYGMAVIMDMVHSHAVKNMAEGLNDFDGSGHQYFHEGGRGYHNSWDSKLFDYSKDEVLRFLLSNARYWIEEFHFDGYRFDGVTSMMYHHHGDYVSFDHYDKYFRDQVDWDAVRYLQLVNVLIHEVKPGAITIAEDMSGMPGISRKVDEGGVGFDFRLGMGIPDYWIKLLKHTQDEDWNIHEIWDVLSNRRWKEKTIAYSESHDQALVGDKTLAFWLMDKEMYWHMSKDDDNIIIDRGMALHKMLRLITATVGGEGYLNFIGNEFGHPEWIDFPRQDNGWSYKYARRQWNLVDNPDLKYQYLNNFDRDMVHMLRHHDVLSALPAQQLNMDNENKIIIYERNNLIFIVNFNANRSIADYTFRANQPGKFKAALISDAPQYGGHNRVDAETEYHTLKDDKLSVYIPSRTALVLKKED from the coding sequence ATGACCGAAGAAAGCCTACAATTAGTAACTGATGATCCTTGGTTAAAACCCTACGAAGAGGATATTAATAAACGATATGACTTCTATCAGCAGAAATATCATGAGATCATAACCTATCACCAATCATTAAAACAATATGCCTCAAGAGATAAAGAGCTAGGCTTTCATTTTGATCATGAGCAGAAAGGATGGTGGTATAGAGAGTGGGCTCCGGGAGCGCAGCAGCTATGGCTCATAGGCGATTTCAATAATTGGGACGGTGCCAGCCATCCATTAAAAAAGGGCGAAGATGATATTTGGGAAATATTTATTCCTAATGAAAACAGGCAAAATGTACTGAGGCATGGTAGCAGGGTAAAGGTGAAAGTAATGGCTAATGATACCTATAGAGGTAGGATACCGGCTTATATTGAGCGTGCAGTGCAAGATGAAGAAAGCAAAGATTTTAGTGGTCAGATATGGAAGCCGGTAGAACCCTTTGTTTGGCGTGATCAGGATTTTAGTCCTGCCAGTATAAAATCGCCCATTATATATGAAAGCCATCTGGGAATGGCTCAAAATAAAGAAGGAATAGGTACTTACCGTGAGTTTGCTGATCATGTATTGCCTCGCATAGCAGATCTGGGGTATAACTGTATACAGCTGATGGCTATAAAGGAGCATCCTTATTATGGCTCTTTTGGCTATCACGTAAGTAACTTCTTTGCGCCGTCATCTCGTTTTGGTACGCCTGAAGATTTAAAATATCTGGTTAACAAGGCTCATAACTATGGCATGGCTGTAATTATGGATATGGTGCATTCGCATGCGGTTAAAAATATGGCTGAAGGCCTCAATGACTTTGACGGATCAGGACATCAGTATTTTCATGAAGGAGGCAGAGGCTACCATAATAGCTGGGATTCTAAACTCTTCGATTATAGTAAAGATGAAGTGCTTCGCTTCTTGCTTTCCAATGCCAGATATTGGATAGAAGAGTTTCATTTTGATGGATACCGTTTCGATGGTGTTACCTCTATGATGTATCATCATCATGGTGATTATGTGTCTTTTGATCATTATGATAAATATTTTAGAGATCAGGTTGACTGGGATGCCGTTCGCTATCTACAATTGGTGAATGTGCTTATTCATGAAGTGAAACCTGGAGCCATAACCATAGCTGAAGATATGAGTGGCATGCCCGGAATCAGTCGTAAGGTAGATGAAGGGGGCGTCGGCTTTGATTTCCGTTTGGGAATGGGTATTCCTGATTATTGGATCAAGTTGCTCAAGCATACTCAGGATGAAGATTGGAATATTCATGAAATCTGGGATGTGCTCTCTAACCGCAGGTGGAAGGAGAAAACAATAGCCTATTCCGAGTCTCATGATCAGGCGCTGGTAGGAGACAAAACATTGGCCTTCTGGCTTATGGATAAGGAGATGTACTGGCACATGAGTAAAGATGATGATAACATTATCATAGATAGAGGTATGGCCTTACATAAAATGCTACGATTGATTACTGCTACAGTTGGTGGAGAAGGGTATCTCAACTTCATTGGTAATGAATTCGGGCATCCTGAGTGGATAGATTTTCCTCGTCAAGACAATGGCTGGAGTTATAAGTATGCACGACGTCAATGGAATTTGGTAGATAACCCTGATCTCAAATATCAGTATCTTAATAATTTTGATAGAGATATGGTGCATATGTTAAGACATCATGATGTGCTATCTGCCTTGCCCGCCCAGCAACTGAATATGGATAATGAAAATAAAATCATTATTTATGAACGTAACAATTTGATTTTTATCGTGAATTTTAATGCCAATAGGTCTATTGCTGATTATACCTTCCGGGCCAATCAACCCGGTAAGTTTAAGGCGGCATTAATTTCAGATGCACCTCAATACGGTGGCCATAATCGTGTAGATGCAGAAACTGAGTATCATACCTTAAAAGATGATAAATTGAGCGTTTACATACCTTCAAGAACCGCTTTAGTACTTAAGAAAGAGGATTGA
- a CDS encoding glycosyltransferase family 4 protein, with protein MDELKVLMLGPGEPTALNSGLGIATHHIAKNLNSLVRLTIIQPGDSIEETHYSEITGVNFQQFSDISVAKDIARISIKANLAPYFYSGYTSETLTQENISESEVKKELALFTSKTVSFSQNIDFDLIYAHDWTTMKAAMEIKKATKKPLIVHIHSLDYDRSATHGESWVYELEKEGLEAADRIIAVSEYTAQIINEYYEIPNHKIDIVHNAIGAYRHSHVNKIFSEKLILFVGRLTGQKGPAIFMQIAAKVNQQIPETRFVMAGTGELLKQLIESGAYRSVSGKFHFTGQLSPKDMKALYRRCDIYCMPSVSEPFGLSALEAASMGLPVVISKQSGAAEVLPAALKADYWDVDVFVKHIISLLTNDKLYNQVVEGNTKEISKLSWEEVAENIMAVFNKVNA; from the coding sequence ATGGATGAATTAAAAGTCCTTATGTTAGGCCCTGGAGAGCCCACTGCCCTGAACAGTGGGCTTGGTATTGCCACCCACCATATAGCAAAAAACCTAAACTCTCTGGTCAGGCTTACCATCATTCAGCCTGGAGATAGCATAGAGGAAACACATTATTCTGAGATTACGGGTGTGAATTTTCAGCAATTTAGTGACATAAGTGTAGCTAAAGACATCGCTCGCATTAGCATAAAAGCTAATCTGGCTCCTTACTTTTATAGTGGTTATACTTCGGAAACGCTAACACAAGAAAACATTAGTGAAAGTGAGGTAAAAAAAGAGCTAGCTCTGTTCACATCAAAAACGGTTTCATTCTCACAAAACATAGATTTCGACCTTATTTATGCCCATGACTGGACTACCATGAAGGCAGCAATGGAGATAAAAAAAGCTACTAAAAAGCCATTGATAGTGCACATTCACTCCTTAGACTATGATCGCAGTGCCACTCATGGCGAATCATGGGTATATGAACTAGAAAAAGAAGGACTGGAAGCTGCTGACCGTATTATAGCTGTGAGCGAATATACCGCTCAAATCATAAATGAATATTATGAAATTCCCAATCACAAAATAGATATTGTACATAACGCTATAGGAGCATACCGGCATTCGCATGTCAATAAGATATTCTCTGAAAAGCTCATTCTTTTTGTAGGCAGATTAACAGGTCAGAAAGGGCCAGCCATTTTCATGCAGATAGCAGCAAAAGTAAACCAACAAATTCCTGAAACCCGTTTTGTAATGGCAGGTACAGGCGAGCTCCTTAAACAACTCATTGAGTCTGGAGCCTACCGCAGTGTAAGTGGTAAGTTTCACTTTACTGGTCAGTTAAGTCCTAAAGATATGAAAGCTCTATACCGCCGCTGCGATATCTATTGTATGCCCTCAGTATCTGAACCGTTTGGCCTCTCTGCGCTAGAAGCAGCCAGCATGGGGCTACCGGTAGTCATTAGCAAACAATCTGGTGCAGCAGAGGTACTGCCAGCAGCTTTAAAAGCTGATTACTGGGATGTAGACGTTTTCGTGAAGCATATTATCTCGCTACTTACCAATGACAAATTATATAATCAGGTGGTAGAAGGAAACACAAAAGAAATTAGTAAGCTCAGCTGGGAAGAAGTAGCCGAAAATATAATGGCAGTGTTTAATAAAGTCAACGCATAA
- a CDS encoding NUDIX hydrolase, which yields MHLKNNDFEEFINKLQDRLKEPLPGAHAQRIMMPAESTEERFNLDKEDVRLGGVMVLFYEKEDGIYLPLTQRHDYNGTHGGQVSLPGGKWEEDDDNLEATALRETHEEIGVNPDDVTVIGKLSDLYIPPSNFRVSPFIGYTAIKPNFTIDPYEVKELLEAPVNVLEDKTYRKQKDILVRSRFRLKAPYFDVNGKVVWGATAMMLAELMSLIDEIKSTSDN from the coding sequence ATGCATTTGAAAAACAATGATTTTGAAGAGTTTATAAATAAACTGCAAGATCGACTAAAAGAACCTTTGCCGGGCGCGCATGCACAGCGTATTATGATGCCGGCAGAAAGCACAGAAGAGCGTTTCAATCTGGATAAAGAAGATGTACGGTTAGGAGGGGTGATGGTGCTTTTTTATGAAAAGGAAGATGGTATTTATCTGCCACTTACCCAGCGACATGATTACAATGGTACTCACGGAGGTCAGGTCAGTCTGCCCGGAGGCAAGTGGGAAGAAGATGATGATAACCTGGAAGCTACCGCTTTAAGGGAAACGCATGAGGAGATAGGTGTAAATCCTGATGATGTAACCGTAATAGGCAAACTCAGTGATTTATATATACCGCCCAGTAATTTTAGGGTGAGTCCATTTATTGGTTATACAGCTATTAAGCCTAATTTCACCATAGATCCCTATGAAGTGAAGGAGTTGCTGGAGGCACCAGTTAATGTCCTGGAAGATAAGACCTACCGCAAGCAAAAGGATATACTGGTAAGATCTCGCTTTCGCTTAAAAGCTCCATATTTTGATGTTAACGGAAAAGTGGTGTGGGGAGCTACTGCTATGATGCTGGCAGAATTAATGAGCTTAATAGACGAAATAAAGAGTACGTCTGATAACTAG